A portion of the Bombus pascuorum chromosome 8, iyBomPasc1.1, whole genome shotgun sequence genome contains these proteins:
- the LOC132909595 gene encoding UDP-glycosyltransferase UGT5-like: MNFQFLLSVISCVIFGVNGARILVLFPHQAKSHYIVFEPLLKKLAENGHQVVSVNFFPQKTPLPNFTDIDISSSLPSLVGTKTVPNSFKASKWEVLRGVLSRGVPTCDPVLNHPALKKLLRSKEKFDVCIIELFATDCFLGIVHTLNIPITVGATSSVILPWTNEIMRNPEIPSYIPHWMNGVTDQMNFFERSINFVDFLVTKFAYKYLSDKPGYEIAKRHFGDDLPDFDTLRSRISLVITNGHAAVSTARALAPGFKELGGIHILSSSPPSLPEDLQNFLDSHSKNGVIYFSLGSQIDSSTMSEQALAAFYRAFEQVPQQILWKCTGGKMPTLPKNVKCIEWAPQLSILCHPNVRLFITHGGLLGTQEAVYCGVPILGIPLFGDQHLNMAYFVKKELALKLDYRQLSYASVSNALSELLVNKSYTDMARKASSQFKDRLIPPLDEAVYWIEYLLRHGPNSLKTAAAELTWYQYLLLDVISMMVISIIITIWIIYKLFRLLFCRRKIVSVDINKKRS; this comes from the exons ATGAACTTCCAGTTTCTACTATCAGTGATTAGTTGCGTAATATTCGGTGTTAATGGTGCAAGAATCTTGGTGTTATTTCCGCATCAAGCAAAAAGTCATTACATCGTGTTCGAGCCATTGTTGAAGAAACTTGCAGAAAATGGTCATCAGGTGGTGTCAGTGAACTTTTTCCCTCAGAAAACGCCTTTGCCTAATTTTACAGATATTGATATAAGTTCGAGTTTACCAAGTTTGGTTGGCACGAAGACAGTGCCAAACTCTTTTAAAGCATCTAAATGGGAAGTACTTAGAGGAGTACTTAGTCGTGGTGTACCAACATGCGATCCTGTGCTGAATCATCCGGCGTTGAAGAAACTTCTGCGATCGAAGGAAAAGTTTGATGTTTGCATCATAGAACTCTTTGCCACTGATTGTTTTCTTGGTATCGTTCATACTTTGAACATACCGATCACAGTTGGAGCTACCAGCAGCGTCATTCTACCATGGACGAACGAGATTATGAGGAATCCTGAAATCCCTAGCTATATCCCGCACTGGATGAACGGTGTAACGGATCAGATGAATTTCTTTGAGAGATCCATTAACTTTGTGGATTTTCTAGTCACCAAATTCGCATACAA ATACTTATCAGATAAGCCAGGTTACGAAATTGCCAAAAGACATTTCGGTGACGATCTGCCCGACTTTGACACTCTAAGATCAAGAATATCATTGGTAATAACAAACGGACATGCAGCAGTTAGCACTGCGCGAGCCTTGGCGCCAGGATTCAAGGAACTGGGTGGTATTCACATACTGTCATCAAGTCCACCATCGTTGCCGGAAGATCTTCAGAATTTTCTTGACTCGCACAGCAAAAACGGTGTTATTTACTTTAGTCTAGGATCGCAAATAGACTCGTCCACCATGTCGGAGCAGGCGTTAGCAGCTTTTTACAGAGCATTCGAGCAAGTACCGCAGCAAATACTATGGAAGTGCACCGGAGGGAAAATGCCCACGCTGCCCAAGAACGTTAAGTGCATCGAATGGGCGCCCCAGCTCTCCATATTGT GTCACCCGAATGTGCGGCTATTTATTACACACGGCGGATTGCTAGGGACTCAAGAGGCAGTTTATTGCGGGGTACCGATTCTCGGTATACCCCTGTTTGGAGATCAGCACTTGAACATGGCCTACTTCGTGAAAAAGGAGTTGGCTCTGAAGCTGGATTACCGTCAACTTTCATACGCGTCAGTATCGAACGCTTTGAGCGAACTGCTCGTGAACAAGAG CTACACGGATATGGCACGAAAAGCTTCTTCGCAGTTCAAAGATCGGCTAATTCCACCATTGGATGAAGCAGTTTATTGGATAGAATATTTACTTCGTCATGGAccaaattctttaaaaacagCAGCTGCAGAATTAACATGGTATCAATATCTATTGTTGGATGTTATATCTATGATGGTAATctcaattataattacaatttggatcatttataaattatttagactattattttgtcgaagaAAAATAGTGTCAGTAGACATTAATAAGAAACGATCATAA